CCTGCGCAATACGCGCCGCCCCCAGAATCCCCCAGCGAAATGGTGTGGTCATGGGGGGCAGTGTGGCAGATGGAGAGTGGGGAGTGGGGAGTGGGGAGTGGGGAGTGGGGAGTGGGGAGTGGGGAGTGGGGAGTGGGGAGTGGGGAGTGGGGAGTGGGGAGTGGGGAGTGGAACAGCCTGATGCGCAAGCCTGGCGCTTGTCAAGCCCCGCGCACCGCCTCCCGCGCCCTGCCCCCTTCTTTTCCCACAACCCACTCCCCACTACCCCTTACTCAACAAATACCCCTTCGGATGGTGCCCGCCGCTGGCGACCTGGAACAGTTCGTGGGCATTCCACTTCTGCTGGGCCGACAGCACGCGCTCGAAGAGACGGATTTCGTGGGTGATCACGCACAGGCGCCCGCGCTGGCTGGTCAGGCGGTGCATCTCCTGCAAGAAGGCCGGGTACAGCACTTCGTTGCTCTGGTGGGTGCTGATGGCGTCGCCCCAGGGGAGGTCGGCCATGATCAGGTCAAAGGAGCGGGCGGGCAGGTCCGTGTGCAGGGCGTCGCGCACCGCCACCTCAATGTCGCGCCCGGCGGCCTGGATATTGGCGCGGGCACACTTCACGGCTTCTGGGTTCAGGTCCACGCCCACCAGCGCGGCGCTGGGGCCCATCAGGTCGCGCTCGATCAGCAAGGTCCCGCTGCCGCTCATGGGGTTGAAAATGCGGTCCTGTTCGCGCTGCCCGGCCAGTTTGTGGGCGGCGTAGGCAATGGTGGCGTTCAGGCCGCCCGCCATGTTGCACACCCGCCACGCGCGGGCGCTCAGGGGCTTCGGCGTGATGCGGGCCAGCACGTCCCAGCCGCCTCCCCCTTCCTCGGGGCGCAGGCGGATCAATAGTTCGCCGGCTTCGGGGTCGTGGGGCAGGTTCAGACCCGTCTGCAACTCTTCGGCGAGGCGCTGCATCACGGCTGATTCCTTGCCCGCCGCCGCCAGCCGGAACGAGCGGTGCGCGCCCACCTGCACGGCCCCCAGCAGAAAGTCCGTCAGTTCGCCCAGTTGCTGGTGGCCCAGCAGGCCGCGCGGGCGCGGCACGTCCCAGGTGCGCACGCGGTAGACCGCCACCGCCGACTTCAGACGGGTCAGGCGCGCGGGGTCGCCCGGAAACCAGAAGCGCAGGCCGCGCACGTCGCGGGCCAGCGGCACCGTCGCCAGTTCGCCAGCGGCCACATGCTCCAGGCCACGCAGGGCTTCGAGTTCGTATTCGTGGGCCGGCTGGCGGGCGCGGTGGTCGCCCCGGGGGCGGGCTTTGCGCCGGGGTTGGGCGTGGCGGTCAGGGCGAGCGGGGCGCGGCATAGCAGAACAGTATAGAGCCCCCGCCCCAGGGGGGCTGCCGCGCAGGCGCCCGAACGGCGTACAATCCGGGCCGTTCTATGACGCGCCCGCCCCGCTCCCCCCGCGACCTGAGTGCTGGCCGCGTCCGCCGCCGCTTCTCGCCGCTGTCGCAACTGAGCCCGCCGCAGCTGATCGCGCTGTCCTTTGCCCTGGCCATTCTGGTGGGGGGCGCGCTGCTCAGCCTGCCGGTCACCCACGGCCTGAACCCGGACGGCACGCGGCGCAGCGTGAACTTTCTGCAGGCGCTGTTTACCGCCACCAGCGCCCTGTGCGTGACCGGCCTGAACGTCATTGACCCCAGCAAGGATTTCAACCGGCTGGGGCAGGTGCTGATCATGCTGCTCATTCAGGTCGGCGGCCTGGGAATCATCACCTTCGGCACGGCCTTTGCGCTGATCTCGCGGCGCCGCGTGAACTTTACCGAGCGCCTGCGACTGGCCCAGCAGGTCAGCGCCCTGAACACCGGGGGCGTGCTGGGCCTGATCCGGGCGATTTTCCTGTACACCTTTGTCATTGAGCTGGTAGGGGCCGCGCTGCTGGCCTTTCGCTTCGTGCCCAAGGAAGGCTGGGGGCGGGGGCTGTTCTACTCGCTGTTTCACTCGGTCAGCGCCTTTAACAACGCGGGCTTTGCCCTGTACAGCGACAACCTGATGGGGTTTGTGGATGACCCGCTGGTGAGCATGGTGATCGCGCTGCTGATTATTCTGGGCGGCACCGGCTTTCTGGTGCAGCTGAATGTGGTGGCGCACCTGCTGAACCCCCGGCGCAACCGCCTGATGGTCCACAGCAAACTGGTGCTCACCATGATGGCCGCGCTGCTGCTCATTGGCACGGTGGCGTATCTGGTGCTGGAATGGAACAACCCCAAAACGCTGGGGCCCCTGGGGCTGGGCGAGAGGGTGCTGGCCTCGTTCTTCCAGAGCGTGACCACACGCACGGCGGGCTTTAACACCCTGGACTACGGCGCCATGGGCCTGACCACGCTGTTTGTCACCATCATCCTGATGTTTATTGGGGCCAACCCCGGTTCCACGGGCGGCGGCATCAAGACCAGCACCTTTTACGTGATGATGGCCTCGGCCTGGAGCATGGTGCGCGGGCGGCGCGACACCACGCTCTTTGAGCGCCGCATTGACACCGACACCATCCTGCGGGCCATGACGGTGGGCCTGCTGAGCATTGGGCTGGTCAACGCGATGCTGATTGCGCTGCTGAGCCTCAATACCCGCGACGACGTGCGCTTTGTCAACCTGTTTTTCGAGGCGGTCAGCGCCTTCGGCACCGTGGGCCTGAGCATGAACACCACGCCGCTGCTGAACCCGGCCCAGCACGTGGTGCTGATCGCGCTGATGTTCCTGGGCCGCATTGGGCCGCTGACCTTCGCGGTGGCGTTCGGCCGGCCGCGTTCGCCCGTTCCGGCCCGCTACCCCGCCGACAAGGACATTCTGATCGGCTGAGCCCGCCGCTTTCCTGCATGCCAGAAAGGACCTGTGAACCATGAAAAGCAAACAATGTCTTGTGATCGGGCTGGGCCGCTTCGGCACCGCCGTGGCCACCACCCTCTACGAAATGGGCCACGAAGTGGTGGCCATTGACCAGCACGAAGAAAACGTGGAGCGCGTGATGAACCTCGTGACGCACGCGGCGATTGTGGACGCCAGCGACGAGCGCGCCCTGCGCACCCTGGGCGTGGGCGACTTTGACGTGGTCGTGGTGGCCATCGGCACCGACGTGCAGGCCAACATTCTGGCCACCATGAACGCCAAGAGCCTGGGCGCGCCCTACGTGGTGTGCAAGGCGATTGACGAGATGGCCCGCCGGGTGCTGGAGCGCATTGGCGCCGACCTCGTGATTCGCCCGGAACACGACATGGGCGTGCGGCTGGCCCGCCAGATCGCCACCCCGAACATCGTGGACACGCTGGACCTGGGCGGCGACTACGCCATCGTGGAAATCGAGGCCAACGAGCGCCTGAAGGGCACCCTGCGCGACCTGAACCTCACCGGGCGCTTTGGCGTGCAGGTGATCGCCATCAGCCGCGCGGGCAAGATTGAGGTGACCCCGCGCGCCGAGGACGAACTGTGCCCGCACGACAAGCTGGTGGTGATTGGCACCAGCCACAACCTCGACGACCTGCGGCGGTATCTAGGCGAGTAGGCGCCGCCGGACCTGCGCCTAAGTCGCTCGCTGTTGATCTTTAGATCACCCGAGCGGGCTGGAACAGCTGCGCCGCAGAGCGAGAAGCGAAGAAAGGGCCTTGCACCGAGAATGGAAACGTTTCGGTGCTTTTCTGAACCGTTGGCATGGGGGAGGGGCGAGGCCCTTAAGTGCTTTCCGGCGCCTCAATGAACAGCACGGGCCGACACGCCTCGACCCCGGCCAGCTGAATATCGTCCCGGCGGGTCCGCGCCCAGGCCTCCCGCTGCAGGCGCCAGCGCTGGACCAGCACCGGCTGACCGCGCCGGGTGGCCCAGTCGGTGCCATTGGGCTGGTAGCCCAGGGCCGCCGAGATCCGGTTGGAAGCCGCGTTGTCGAACAGCGCGTCGCTGGCTGCTTCGGCAGCCCCAAAGCCGGCAAAGGCCAGATGCAGAATCGCCGCGCGCATCTCGCGGCCCAGCCCCTGGCCCCGGACATCTGGCGCCAGCCAGGAAAAGGAGGTCACGGTCCGGCAGGTGTCGAAGTTCACTCCGATCAGGTCCTGCATGCCCACCAGCCGGCCTTGCCAGAGCACGACGAAATACAGGCGCCAGGCGTCCGGGCGCA
The window above is part of the Deinococcus aquaedulcis genome. Proteins encoded here:
- a CDS encoding methyltransferase domain-containing protein, encoding MPRPARPDRHAQPRRKARPRGDHRARQPAHEYELEALRGLEHVAAGELATVPLARDVRGLRFWFPGDPARLTRLKSAVAVYRVRTWDVPRPRGLLGHQQLGELTDFLLGAVQVGAHRSFRLAAAGKESAVMQRLAEELQTGLNLPHDPEAGELLIRLRPEEGGGGWDVLARITPKPLSARAWRVCNMAGGLNATIAYAAHKLAGQREQDRIFNPMSGSGTLLIERDLMGPSAALVGVDLNPEAVKCARANIQAAGRDIEVAVRDALHTDLPARSFDLIMADLPWGDAISTHQSNEVLYPAFLQEMHRLTSQRGRLCVITHEIRLFERVLSAQQKWNAHELFQVASGGHHPKGYLLSKG
- a CDS encoding TrkH family potassium uptake protein, with the translated sequence MTRPPRSPRDLSAGRVRRRFSPLSQLSPPQLIALSFALAILVGGALLSLPVTHGLNPDGTRRSVNFLQALFTATSALCVTGLNVIDPSKDFNRLGQVLIMLLIQVGGLGIITFGTAFALISRRRVNFTERLRLAQQVSALNTGGVLGLIRAIFLYTFVIELVGAALLAFRFVPKEGWGRGLFYSLFHSVSAFNNAGFALYSDNLMGFVDDPLVSMVIALLIILGGTGFLVQLNVVAHLLNPRRNRLMVHSKLVLTMMAALLLIGTVAYLVLEWNNPKTLGPLGLGERVLASFFQSVTTRTAGFNTLDYGAMGLTTLFVTIILMFIGANPGSTGGGIKTSTFYVMMASAWSMVRGRRDTTLFERRIDTDTILRAMTVGLLSIGLVNAMLIALLSLNTRDDVRFVNLFFEAVSAFGTVGLSMNTTPLLNPAQHVVLIALMFLGRIGPLTFAVAFGRPRSPVPARYPADKDILIG
- a CDS encoding potassium channel family protein yields the protein MKSKQCLVIGLGRFGTAVATTLYEMGHEVVAIDQHEENVERVMNLVTHAAIVDASDERALRTLGVGDFDVVVVAIGTDVQANILATMNAKSLGAPYVVCKAIDEMARRVLERIGADLVIRPEHDMGVRLARQIATPNIVDTLDLGGDYAIVEIEANERLKGTLRDLNLTGRFGVQVIAISRAGKIEVTPRAEDELCPHDKLVVIGTSHNLDDLRRYLGE
- a CDS encoding GNAT family N-acetyltransferase, with amino-acid sequence MMVRGSVSFAGGMPAALYPPLALRVTTPRLTLHGATDDLLAELLPTVRAGVVTPPEPFDDPMSLYEPNPRRERLWLQAIWRGRGMVRPDAWRLYFVVLWQGRLVGMQDLIGVNFDTCRTVTSFSWLAPDVRGQGLGREMRAAILHLAFAGFGAAEAASDALFDNAASNRISAALGYQPNGTDWATRRGQPVLVQRWRLQREAWARTRRDDIQLAGVEACRPVLFIEAPEST